From the genome of Thauera chlorobenzoica:
CATCGTGCGCAAGATCGCGCAATACTTCTTCCCCCAGCGCCAGACCCAGGTCATGAACGAAGGCTGGGCCACCTTCTGGCACTACACCCTGCTCAACCGGCTGTACGACGAAGGCCTGCTGTCCGACAGCTTCATGCTCGAATTCCTCCAGTCGCACACCAACGTCGTCTACCAACCGCCCTACAACAGCCGCTGGTTCAACGGCATCAACCCCTACGCGCTGGGCTTCGCGATGTGGCAGGACATCCGCCGCATCTGCGAACACCCCGACGACGAAGACCGCCACTGGTTCCCCGACATCGCTGGCAGCGACTGGCTCGAAACCTTCGATTTCGCGATGCGCAACTTCAAGGACGAAAGCTTCGTCGCGCAGTACCTGTCGCCCAGGATCATGCGCGACTTCCGCATGTTCGCTGTGCTCGACGACGACCGCGAAGACAAGCTCCAGGTTTCCGCCATCCACGACGAGAACGGCTTCCAGCGCGTGCGCGACATCCTCTCCGACCACTACAACCTCGGCGCCCGCGAACCTTACGTCCAGGTCTGGAACGTCGACCTGCGCGGCGACCGCTCACTCACCCTGCGCCACCAGCCTTACCGCCGCCGCCCGCTGGGTAACAGCACCGACGAAGTCCTGCGCCACCTCGCGCGCCTGTGGGGGTTCACCGTGCGTCTCGAAACCGTCGACGAGCACGGCCACGCCGAACTCTCGCACGAAGTCCGCATCGACCGCCGCCACGCCCCGCTACCCTGACCTCGCCCCCGGGCAAACGACCCTGTAGTAGGGCACGACCCGGACATCGAACGGCCGCTAGCGGATCGGTCGCTGCGGAGGCGTAATGCGCGGATCGCGCTGGGCCTCGATCAGCCACCCGTTGAAAACACCCCGGGCGGCATCGATGGTTTCACTGGCGGTCAGCCCCACCGGGCCGATGCCTTCGCGGGCAAGCCGGTCGGCGGCGGCACCATGCAGGTGGACGGCCGCCAGCAAGGCCGACTCGGCGGGCCAGCTCTGGGCCAACAAGCCGACGACCAAGCCGGTGAGGACATCGCCCATGCCGGCGGTCGCCATGCCGGGATGGCCTGTGCCATTGATGAACCAGCGCTCATCGGGCGTCGCGACGATGCTGCCGCAGCCCTTGAGTACAACCAGGGCACGATGGCGGCGGGCGATTTCGAGCGCGGCATGCAGGCGGTCAGCCTGCACGCAGGCGGTGTCGCAGCCGAGCATGCGGGCCGCTTCAGCCGGGTGCGGCGTGAGCACGCTGGGGGCTTCGCGCGCGGCAAGCGCGGACTGCAGCGCGCTGTCGGTGCCGATCAGGTTGAGCGCATCGGCATCGAGCACGAGCGGCACGGGACGTCCGAGCGCGGCGGCAAGCAGACCTTCGGCAGCGGGCTGGGTGCCGAGGCCGGGGCCGACGGCGAGCGCGCTGAGGCGCTCGGGCAGAGCGTGGGCGCGGCGCAGCATCAGTTCGGGCTGGGAGCAATCGACCGAGGGGCCGTATTCATCGAGCAGGCCGACATAGACGCGCCCGGTACCGAGCCACAGCGCGGCGCGCCCGGCCAGCAGCGCGGCGCCGACCATGCCGGTGTTGCCGCCGAGGATCCCGGCATCGCCGTGGATCCCCTTATGGGTGTTGCGCGGGCGCGGGCGCAGGTGGGCGCGGAACAGCGCGGGGCGAATGGCCTGGCCCCGCACCGGAACCCAGGCCGGCGCCTCGATATCGAGGCGCTGGACGCTGATCTCACCACAGTAATCGGGGCCGTCGTTGGTGAGCAGGCCGGGCTTGAGGGCGATGAACGTGGTGGTATGGGTCGCCCGGAAAGTGGTCCCCAGCGGCTGGCCGGTGTCGGCATCGAGCCCGCTGGGAACATCGAGCGCCATGCGCGGAGCGGGCTGGGCGTTGAGGGCGTTGATCCAGCCCGCGTAGCGACCCTCGACCGGGCGGGCGAGGCCGATGCCAAACAGGGCATCAACGACCAACGCCCAGCCATTGGCCGGAGCGGCAGGCAGATCGGAGACGATCGTACCGCCGGCGGCGAGGTAGTCCGCATGGGCCTTGGCCGCCTCGGCGGGCAGGCGCTCCGGCGCGGCAGCGAAGGCGACCACGACTTCACGGCCAGCCTGGGCGAGCTGGCGTGCCATGACGAAACCATCGCCACCATTGTTGCCCGGACCGCAGGCGATGAGGATCGCCGCCGGACGGTCGAGAATGAGGCGGACAGCGTCCTCGGCGGCCGCCCGCCCGGCACGCTCCATCAGTGACGGCTTCGCACTGGGAATGAGCTGGTCTTCGATCTCGCGGATCGCACGAACGGGATAAATGGACTGGGCAGTGGAGAACATAAAGATCCTGGCCGGTGAGCTCTGTGCAGGATTGTAAAACCTCGACCGTCCGGTCGAGTAAACATTGCTGCGATACCAGGCGCATTGTCCCTGTCGCCGCGGCCCCAGCCACGCTCGGGCAGCTGCGTAGCGAAAACCGCCGCTGCCGCCTTGCCGGCAATGCGCAGGCAGCGTGTCAGCGCTTGACGCCCCCCTGCCCCGCAGCCATAATCCGCGCCCTCCCGCTGTTCCCGGCGCATCCACCTGCGTCACCGGACGTCAGCGGCGAGAAGCCTTGGTGGTGAAATTGGTAGACACGCTATCTTGAGGGGGTAGTGTCGAAAGACGTGCGAGTTCGAGTCTCGCCCAAGGCACCAACAAACCCGGCTCCCGCCGGGTTTTTGCCGTCCCTCCCCCTACAGCCTGCCACAAGCCCCATTTCCGGCGCGCGCCGGCAATGCCGGGCGAACGCTCTTCGGGCTTACGCTTCGACGTGACGAAGCGACAGATCGAGGGCGCGGACGTCTTTGGTCAGGGTACCGATGGAAATGCGGTCTACGCCGGTTTCGGCAATCGCGCGCACGCGCTCGAGATTGACGCCGCCCGAGGCCTCGAGCTCGGCGCGCCCGGCGGCGATCGAGACGGCTTCGCGCATGTCTTCGAGGCTCATGTTGTCGAGCAGGACCATCTTCACGCCGGCAGCGAGGGCCTCGCGCAGCTGCCCCAGGTTTTCGACCTCGACTTCGATGAACACGTTGGACGGCGCGATGGCGCGGGCTTCGGCGACCACTTCGCGGATGCCCCCGGCAGCGATGATGTGGTTTTCCTTGATCAGGATGCCGTCGTAGAGGCCGACGCGGTGGTTGGTGCCCCCGCCGATAGCGACGGCGTATTTTTGCGCCAGGCGCAGGCCCGGCAGGGTTTTTCGGGTATCGACGATCCTCGCCCGGGTGCCGGCGACGGCATCGACGAAGCGGCGGGTGACGGTGGCGGTGCCCGAAAGCAGCTGCAGGAAGTTGAGCGCGGTGCGTTCGGCGGTGAGCAGCACGCGGGCGCGGGCGACAATGTCGCACAGCACCTGCCCGGCCTGCACCGTATCGCCGTCCTTGACATGCCAGTGCACGACCGCCGCGGGGCTCAGGGCGGCGAAGGCGGCGTCGAACCAGGCGGTACCGCAGATGACAGCGTCTTCGCGGGTGATGACGCGACCACGGGCCTCGGTGTCGGCCGCGACCAGGCGCGCGGTGAGATCCCCGGTGCCGATGTCCTCGGCGAGCGAGGCGGCGATGTTGCGCTGGATTTCGACGCGAAGCTGTTCGGAAAGCATGATGTCGGCCATGGAGTGGGGGGGCGGGAATTCTAGCATCGACACCGGTTTCCATCCGTCCGATCGCGGCTACCGCCATAGGCATCGGGGGGCGTAGTTCGTCCAGGCGCACGGCAAGCGCCCTGCACAGCCCGACTGGCGATACCTGGCCGCGCCCGCCTACCAGGAATCGCACCGAAACCCGGACGCCACCTTCCCCTTCAGAGCGGCGCTTCGAGCCGTTCGATGCCGCCCATGTAGGGCACGAGCACCTTCGGGATGACGACCGAGCCGTCCGCCTGCTGATGGTTCTCCAGCACGGCGACCAGCGTCCGCCCCACCGCCAGCCCGGAACCATTGAGTGTGTGCACCAGCTCGTTCTTGCCCTGTGCGTTCTTGAACCGGGCTTGCATGCGCCGCGCCTGGAAGGATTCGCAGTTGGAGCAGCTGGAGATTTCACGATACGTATTCTGCGCCGGCAGCCACACTTCCAGGTCGTAGGTCCTGGCCGCGGAAAAGCCCATGTCGCCGGTGCACAGCGCGACCACCCGGTAGGGCAGCTCGAGCTTTTGCAGGATCGCTTCGGCGTGGCCGACCATCTGCTCGAGGGCCTCGTCGCTGGTGGACGGGTCGACGATCTGCACCATCTCGACCTTGTCGAACTGGTGCTGGCGGATCATGCCGCGCACGTCGCGCCCGCCGCTGCCCGCTTCCGAGCGAAAGCACGGGCTGTGCGCGGTGAGCCGGATCGGCAGCGCATCGAGGGCGAGCACCGCTTCGCGCACGCTGTTGGTGAGGGTGATCTCGGCGGTGGGGATGAGGTACTGCTCCAGCCCCTCCTCGTCGCCGCCGCGCAGCACCCAGAACAGGTCTTCCTTGAACTTGGGCAGCTGGCCGGTGCCGACCAGGGCGTCGCGGTTGACGATGTAGGGGGTGTAGCACTCGGTGTAGCCATGCTCGCGGGTATGGGTGTCGAGCATGAACTGGGCGAGCGCGCGGTGCAGGCGGGCGACCGGACCGCGCAGGAAGGCGAAGCGCGCCCCCGACAGCTTGGCACCGGTCTCGAAATCCAGCCCCAGCGGCGCACCGAGGTCGACATGGTCGCGAACCTCGAAGTCGTAGCTGCGCGGCGTGCCCCAGCGCCGTACCTCGACGTTGCCCGATTCATCCTCACCCACCGGCACATTTTCCTGCGGCAGGTTGGG
Proteins encoded in this window:
- the nadC gene encoding carboxylating nicotinate-nucleotide diphosphorylase; protein product: MLSEQLRVEIQRNIAASLAEDIGTGDLTARLVAADTEARGRVITREDAVICGTAWFDAAFAALSPAAVVHWHVKDGDTVQAGQVLCDIVARARVLLTAERTALNFLQLLSGTATVTRRFVDAVAGTRARIVDTRKTLPGLRLAQKYAVAIGGGTNHRVGLYDGILIKENHIIAAGGIREVVAEARAIAPSNVFIEVEVENLGQLREALAAGVKMVLLDNMSLEDMREAVSIAAGRAELEASGGVNLERVRAIAETGVDRISIGTLTKDVRALDLSLRHVEA
- a CDS encoding bifunctional ADP-dependent NAD(P)H-hydrate dehydratase/NAD(P)H-hydrate epimerase; amino-acid sequence: MFSTAQSIYPVRAIREIEDQLIPSAKPSLMERAGRAAAEDAVRLILDRPAAILIACGPGNNGGDGFVMARQLAQAGREVVVAFAAAPERLPAEAAKAHADYLAAGGTIVSDLPAAPANGWALVVDALFGIGLARPVEGRYAGWINALNAQPAPRMALDVPSGLDADTGQPLGTTFRATHTTTFIALKPGLLTNDGPDYCGEISVQRLDIEAPAWVPVRGQAIRPALFRAHLRPRPRNTHKGIHGDAGILGGNTGMVGAALLAGRAALWLGTGRVYVGLLDEYGPSVDCSQPELMLRRAHALPERLSALAVGPGLGTQPAAEGLLAAALGRPVPLVLDADALNLIGTDSALQSALAAREAPSVLTPHPAEAARMLGCDTACVQADRLHAALEIARRHRALVVLKGCGSIVATPDERWFINGTGHPGMATAGMGDVLTGLVVGLLAQSWPAESALLAAVHLHGAAADRLAREGIGPVGLTASETIDAARGVFNGWLIEAQRDPRITPPQRPIR
- the serS gene encoding serine--tRNA ligase; translation: MLDIQLLRNHLDTVAARLARRGATLDTAAFQALEDERKQLQTRTQELQARRNALSRQIGMLKSKGEDASGVLAEVGQLGDELKACEQALPALLERIDAFLAMLPNLPQENVPVGEDESGNVEVRRWGTPRSYDFEVRDHVDLGAPLGLDFETGAKLSGARFAFLRGPVARLHRALAQFMLDTHTREHGYTECYTPYIVNRDALVGTGQLPKFKEDLFWVLRGGDEEGLEQYLIPTAEITLTNSVREAVLALDALPIRLTAHSPCFRSEAGSGGRDVRGMIRQHQFDKVEMVQIVDPSTSDEALEQMVGHAEAILQKLELPYRVVALCTGDMGFSAARTYDLEVWLPAQNTYREISSCSNCESFQARRMQARFKNAQGKNELVHTLNGSGLAVGRTLVAVLENHQQADGSVVIPKVLVPYMGGIERLEAPL